From Alienimonas californiensis, a single genomic window includes:
- a CDS encoding sigma-54-dependent Fis family transcriptional regulator has product MTAESATIPLPRRSPGDSGGASRPPAVLPAAALDRNAALAPAAALARAAGALARRSDADAAGGPAALISAVLPEIAAAVGARAAVLVGPPPHFRPGESWGRPGDLPSRELLADCLDRDAARLEPCEDDDASQSMILPGGAAALPAAVLTGRGLNPTDLPGAWTAIRCLAALLPGAGAAEHAAGRAGRFERLAAAAARLSAVRESGPLLEALASTACDLLACDRASIFLHVPDPGSDRDGGGRSGPGQLVGRPALGVEGGELSIPADAGVVGEVFHSGESARVADAANDPRVAAAVDDRTGYETRTLLAVPLFAPAGTGGRAAGAPIGVFEAVNKTEGTFTSLDEEILAALAPHAAAALANATERDALVRSRDAAAARAADAADGRIRLIGESPAVATLRDTVNRLAATDLPVLVTGESGTGKEVVATCLHDRGPRSGGPFVAVNCAALTESLLESELFGHERGAFTDAREARAGKFELADGGTLFLDEIGDMSPGGQAKLLRVLEQRVVTRVGGSKPIPVDVRVVAATNADLAEKVANKSFRADLYYRLGVVTHHLPPLRERPEDVIPLAEHFLATFAAKAGRPLPRLSAESRKRLQAHAWPGNVRELRNTIERVVYLGNGDTVEPAELTFLLAPGRPGAAGAGGEAKLTEATRDFQREFIAAAVDRVRGNMSEAAKLLGLHRSNLYRKMKQLGMEGE; this is encoded by the coding sequence ATGACCGCCGAATCCGCCACGATCCCCCTGCCGCGCCGCTCGCCGGGCGACTCCGGGGGCGCTTCCCGGCCTCCGGCCGTGCTGCCGGCCGCCGCTCTGGACCGCAACGCCGCACTGGCGCCGGCCGCCGCCCTCGCCCGGGCGGCGGGGGCGCTGGCGCGGCGGAGCGATGCGGACGCGGCGGGCGGTCCCGCCGCCCTCATTTCCGCCGTCCTGCCGGAGATCGCCGCCGCGGTGGGCGCCCGGGCCGCCGTGCTGGTCGGTCCGCCGCCGCACTTTCGCCCCGGTGAATCGTGGGGCCGCCCCGGCGACCTGCCCTCGCGGGAGTTGCTGGCGGACTGCCTCGACCGGGACGCCGCCCGCCTGGAGCCCTGCGAGGACGACGACGCCAGCCAGTCGATGATCCTCCCCGGCGGCGCCGCGGCCCTGCCCGCCGCGGTGCTGACCGGCCGCGGTCTGAACCCCACGGACCTGCCGGGGGCCTGGACGGCGATCCGCTGCCTCGCCGCCCTGCTGCCCGGCGCCGGCGCCGCGGAGCACGCCGCGGGCCGGGCGGGGCGGTTTGAACGTCTCGCCGCCGCCGCGGCCCGGTTGTCGGCGGTGCGGGAGTCAGGTCCGCTGCTGGAAGCCCTCGCCTCCACCGCCTGCGATCTGCTCGCCTGCGACCGGGCCAGCATCTTCCTGCACGTGCCGGACCCGGGCTCCGACCGCGACGGCGGCGGTCGCTCCGGCCCCGGCCAACTGGTCGGTCGCCCGGCGTTGGGCGTGGAGGGGGGCGAACTGTCGATCCCCGCGGACGCCGGCGTGGTCGGGGAGGTGTTCCACAGCGGGGAGTCGGCCCGCGTGGCGGACGCGGCGAACGATCCGCGGGTCGCCGCCGCGGTGGACGACCGCACCGGCTACGAAACCCGCACGCTGCTCGCCGTCCCGCTGTTCGCGCCGGCCGGAACCGGCGGCCGCGCTGCCGGGGCGCCGATCGGGGTGTTCGAAGCGGTCAACAAGACGGAGGGGACGTTCACGTCGCTGGACGAGGAGATCCTCGCCGCCCTCGCCCCCCACGCCGCCGCGGCGCTGGCGAACGCGACGGAGCGGGACGCGCTGGTCCGCAGCCGCGACGCCGCCGCCGCCCGGGCCGCGGACGCCGCCGACGGCCGCATCCGGCTAATCGGGGAATCGCCCGCCGTCGCCACGCTGCGGGACACCGTCAACCGCCTCGCCGCGACCGATCTGCCGGTGCTTGTCACCGGGGAGTCCGGCACGGGGAAAGAGGTCGTCGCCACCTGCCTGCACGACCGCGGCCCCCGCTCCGGCGGCCCGTTCGTCGCGGTGAACTGCGCCGCCCTCACCGAATCGCTGCTGGAAAGCGAGCTGTTCGGCCACGAACGCGGCGCCTTCACCGACGCCCGCGAGGCCCGGGCCGGCAAGTTCGAACTGGCCGACGGCGGCACGCTGTTCCTCGACGAGATCGGCGACATGAGCCCCGGCGGGCAGGCCAAGCTGCTCCGCGTGTTGGAGCAGCGGGTCGTCACCCGGGTGGGCGGATCAAAGCCGATCCCCGTCGACGTGCGGGTCGTCGCCGCCACGAACGCCGACCTGGCGGAGAAAGTGGCGAACAAGTCCTTCCGGGCGGACCTGTATTACCGGCTGGGCGTGGTCACGCATCACCTCCCCCCGCTGCGGGAGCGGCCGGAGGACGTCATCCCGCTGGCGGAGCACTTCCTCGCCACCTTCGCCGCCAAGGCCGGCCGGCCGTTGCCCCGGCTGTCTGCGGAGTCCCGTAAGCGCCTGCAGGCGCATGCCTGGCCCGGCAACGTGCGGGAGCTGCGGAACACAATCGAACGCGTCGTCTATCTCGGCAATGGCGACACGGTCGAACCGGCGGAGCTGACCTTCCTGTTGGCCCCCGGCCGTCCCGGAGCGGCCGGCGCCGGCGGCGAGGCCAAATTGACCGAGGCCACCCGCGACTTTCAGCGGGAGTTTATCGCCGCCGCCGTGGATCGCGTGCGCGGGAATATGAGCGAGGCGGCCAAGTTGCTCGGCCTGCACCGGAGCAACCTGTATCGAAAAATGAAGCAGTTAGGCATGGAGGGCGAATAG
- the hemL gene encoding glutamate-1-semialdehyde 2,1-aminomutase — MLADTSSRPLSDAAFEKAQKVIPGGVNSPARAFGAVGGTPVHMASGEGPWLTDVDGNRYVDFVGSWGPHILGHRHPAVMEAIADALTRSTSFGAPTPAETDLAELVVEAVPSVEQVRMTNSGTEAGMSAVRLARGATGRDKVVKFAGNYHGHVDSLLVSAGSGALTLGHPSSPGVPAGCTQDTVVLDYNNPQQLEAAFKKYPDQIAGVFLEPVCGNMGVVTPTEEFLNALRDLCTRHGALLAFDEVMCGFRVAYGGAQARFGVTPDLTMLGKVIGGGMPVGAYGGPAEVMKHVSPVGSVYQAGTLSGNPVAMACGVATLKALRDGDVYERLEALAARLEAGLTDAIEAAGVEACVQRVGSMLTLFFTAGPVENLMDAQKSDVERFAKYFHGMLDRGVYLPCSQYEAMFVSAAHTEELIDATVAAAKEVLGTLA, encoded by the coding sequence ATGCTCGCCGACACGTCTTCCCGCCCGCTGTCCGACGCCGCCTTCGAGAAGGCCCAGAAAGTCATTCCCGGCGGGGTGAACAGCCCGGCCCGGGCCTTTGGGGCGGTCGGCGGGACGCCGGTGCATATGGCCAGCGGCGAGGGGCCTTGGCTAACGGACGTGGACGGCAACCGCTACGTCGACTTCGTCGGCAGTTGGGGGCCGCACATCCTCGGACATCGTCACCCGGCGGTGATGGAGGCGATCGCGGACGCCCTCACCCGCAGCACGTCGTTCGGCGCCCCGACCCCGGCGGAGACGGATCTGGCCGAACTCGTCGTGGAGGCGGTGCCCTCCGTCGAACAGGTTCGCATGACCAACAGCGGCACCGAGGCCGGCATGAGCGCCGTGCGGCTGGCCCGCGGCGCCACGGGGCGGGACAAGGTGGTCAAGTTCGCCGGGAACTATCACGGCCATGTCGATTCCCTGCTGGTCTCCGCCGGCAGCGGGGCGCTGACGCTGGGGCACCCCTCCAGCCCCGGGGTCCCCGCCGGCTGCACGCAGGACACCGTGGTCCTGGACTACAACAACCCGCAGCAGCTCGAAGCCGCGTTCAAAAAGTACCCGGACCAGATCGCCGGCGTGTTCCTCGAACCGGTCTGCGGGAACATGGGCGTGGTCACGCCCACCGAGGAGTTTTTGAACGCCCTCCGCGACCTGTGCACGCGGCACGGGGCGCTGTTGGCCTTCGACGAGGTGATGTGCGGCTTCCGCGTCGCCTACGGCGGGGCCCAGGCCCGGTTCGGGGTGACGCCGGACCTGACGATGCTGGGCAAGGTGATCGGCGGGGGGATGCCCGTCGGCGCCTACGGCGGTCCGGCGGAGGTGATGAAGCACGTCTCCCCGGTCGGCAGCGTCTATCAGGCCGGCACGCTCAGCGGAAACCCGGTCGCGATGGCCTGCGGCGTCGCTACGCTGAAGGCCCTGCGGGACGGGGACGTCTACGAACGGCTGGAAGCCCTTGCCGCCCGCCTCGAAGCGGGCCTGACGGACGCGATCGAGGCCGCCGGCGTCGAGGCCTGCGTGCAGCGGGTCGGGTCGATGCTCACCCTGTTCTTCACCGCCGGGCCGGTGGAGAACCTGATGGACGCTCAGAAGAGCGACGTCGAACGCTTCGCCAAATACTTCCACGGCATGCTGGACCGCGGCGTCTACCTGCCGTGCAGCCAGTACGAGGCGATGTTCGTCTCCGCCGCCCACACCGAGGAACTGATCGACGCCACCGTCGCCGCGGCGAAAGAGGTTCTGGGGACGCTCGCCTAA
- a CDS encoding transposase, which produces MTEDACLLDLNQRAAVDAVIRRHCVLRGWTLHALNVRTNHVHVVVASGEASPKRVREELKSWSTRTLKKVSGSGREKWWTAGGDIAFLFSDAALAEKIEYVLHGQ; this is translated from the coding sequence ATGACAGAAGACGCCTGTCTTCTCGACTTGAATCAACGGGCCGCAGTGGACGCCGTCATCCGCCGGCACTGCGTGCTGCGGGGCTGGACGTTGCACGCGCTGAACGTGCGTACGAACCATGTTCACGTGGTCGTCGCGTCGGGCGAAGCGTCGCCGAAACGAGTCCGGGAGGAGCTGAAAAGCTGGTCGACGCGGACGCTGAAAAAGGTGAGCGGCTCCGGCCGTGAAAAGTGGTGGACCGCGGGGGGCGACATTGCCTTCCTGTTCAGCGACGCCGCTTTAGCGGAGAAGATTGAGTACGTCCTGCACGGGCAATAA
- a CDS encoding carboxylesterase family protein, with protein sequence MLAAALLMSVLPAADPPPTLSDAIEYRTHAGADGTEYQHLFVAPKEIKEGETYPLVVFLHGAGERGSDPSVVAKHFFPAMLSDEYRERFPCFILAPQCPSGERWGSLDWRTGEDSGEITAPLAAVRDLVHTSLEELPIDRNRLYLTGLSMGGYGTWDWTTREPGFWTAAAPICGAGDTNKAAALTDLPLWVAHGDKDSAVPVERSREMVAAVVAAGGHPIYIEYPGVGHDSWTPAYGTPDGLIAWLFRQEK encoded by the coding sequence ATGCTCGCCGCCGCCCTGCTGATGTCCGTTCTCCCCGCCGCCGATCCGCCCCCCACGCTGTCCGACGCGATCGAGTATCGGACCCACGCCGGCGCCGACGGGACGGAGTACCAACACCTCTTCGTCGCCCCGAAGGAGATCAAAGAGGGCGAGACCTACCCGCTGGTCGTGTTCCTGCACGGCGCCGGCGAGCGCGGCTCGGATCCGTCCGTCGTGGCGAAGCACTTCTTCCCGGCGATGCTCTCCGACGAATACCGGGAGCGATTCCCCTGCTTCATTCTCGCCCCGCAGTGCCCCAGCGGGGAGCGGTGGGGCAGCCTCGACTGGCGCACCGGCGAGGACTCCGGCGAGATAACCGCCCCGCTGGCGGCCGTCCGCGACCTGGTTCACACGTCGCTGGAGGAGTTGCCGATCGACCGGAACCGGCTGTACCTGACCGGGCTGTCGATGGGCGGCTACGGGACCTGGGACTGGACGACCCGCGAACCGGGCTTCTGGACCGCCGCGGCCCCCATCTGCGGCGCCGGCGACACGAACAAGGCCGCCGCATTGACGGACCTGCCGCTGTGGGTCGCCCACGGCGACAAGGACTCCGCCGTGCCGGTCGAACGCAGCCGGGAGATGGTCGCCGCGGTGGTCGCCGCGGGGGGCCATCCGATCTACATCGAATATCCCGGCGTGGGGCACGATTCCTGGACCCCCGCCTACGGCACGCCGGACGGGCTGATCGCGTGGTTGTTCCGGCAGGAGAAATAA
- a CDS encoding DUF434 domain-containing protein has protein sequence MPDTRTHRGPHPRDAEQFAADRLPALQTATAHLSWLLSRGYVNPSALKLVGDRFALTERQRTAVLRSACPDDALADRTARRAEPAALKNRTLRIDGFNLVTTVEAALGGGVLLRGRDDAVRDMASMHGNYRRVAETRPALEAIRDLLDEFAPAAVHWLLDRPVSNSGRLATMIREVAGARPWTAACVPDPDVLLRPEARLAGEERGGEPGDFVAVTADAGVLDRCGAWCDLAGAVTDRLPHVWRLDLGAEGDSPVRTAPA, from the coding sequence GTGCCGGACACCCGCACCCATCGCGGCCCCCACCCCCGCGACGCGGAGCAGTTCGCCGCGGACCGCCTCCCCGCCCTGCAAACCGCCACGGCGCACCTCTCCTGGCTGCTCAGCCGCGGGTACGTGAACCCTTCGGCCCTCAAGCTGGTGGGCGATCGATTCGCCCTGACGGAGCGGCAACGCACGGCCGTGCTGCGCTCCGCCTGCCCCGACGACGCCCTCGCCGACCGCACCGCGCGGCGGGCCGAACCGGCGGCGTTGAAGAACCGCACGCTGCGGATCGATGGGTTCAACCTCGTCACCACCGTGGAGGCGGCGCTAGGCGGGGGCGTGCTGCTGCGGGGCCGCGACGACGCGGTTCGCGATATGGCCTCGATGCACGGGAACTACCGCCGCGTGGCGGAGACTCGCCCGGCGCTGGAGGCGATCCGCGATCTACTGGACGAATTTGCCCCCGCGGCCGTGCATTGGCTGCTGGACCGGCCGGTTTCCAACAGCGGCCGGCTGGCGACGATGATTCGCGAGGTCGCCGGCGCCCGCCCCTGGACCGCCGCCTGCGTGCCGGACCCGGACGTCCTGTTGCGGCCCGAAGCTCGGTTGGCCGGGGAGGAGAGGGGCGGCGAACCGGGCGATTTCGTCGCCGTCACCGCGGACGCGGGAGTCCTCGATCGCTGCGGCGCCTGGTGCGACCTCGCCGGCGCCGTCACCGACCGCCTGCCGCACGTCTGGCGGCTCGACCTCGGGGCGGAAGGGGATTCGCCAGTGCGAACCGCCCCCGCTTAG
- a CDS encoding [protein-PII] uridylyltransferase family protein: MPASPPPPDPPPAPEAEFARSVPAAPPPDAAPVDPWDMVPFDDRPAARRRLDATLAAAGDLAPGVKEKVLPPLLAALANAPAPDASLVNFERFVRAAADRAAKSHAGKPRADKPPHALFDYLAAHPRAVEILVRLFVGSQYLTDILIRNPDYLRRLTEHRQLPAFKSREDFLTEALAMADGLPTPAARLDGLRSYQHWELLRIGACDTFGLLDLRSVTAQLSLLADGFTQAGLNLIAHELGVDANRFCVLAFGKLGGEELNYSSDIDLAFLAEGDATKYWTLGQRLIKALSQATGEGFLYRVDMRLRPWGSSGPLVNTPAAHLNYLRKHGRAWERQALVKARPIAGNLALGHDFLKSAEPLIYGTPAEEVRESVRASKKRIEDSLKSSGRTWGEVKSGAGSIRDIEFTVQCLQLVHGGAQPGVRARGTLNGLARLADHGLLWADEYRRLTAGYHFLRTVEHALQLRHHRQVHALPEGDRELRHLARRLDFPDAASFVAHYEEHCRAVRAVFRKYVIEGAEGGAASPAPAPVAPHADRMPQSYKAAFAADQIADHAGLLGGLTLDRPVALRAQPLPEDAAEPLLSEESRASGVALTVACFDQRGDFAAVCGLLFARGWDIGTADVFCESTLGTSEGRGVIMTFTLYRAEGANGETPSWKEFGEELGELLRASRRGEARSARADLAALVATAVRPAAAERPGSALPAPPPPMTLDLDNAAAEDCTVLRVRAADQPGLLYGLTNALALFGMDLRRVAVRTRGGEAADVLHLTDRRGLKITDDRRLAELKAATALVGQFTHLLPYSPDPRRALTNFSEMLESLFRRDDWVEEVSRLGRSEALTAVAGVLGVSDFLWHDFLRLQHENLFPIVASPEELDRRRTRAELEEELAAELAAPPGTGESPRQAARRRLNRFKDRAMFRTDMRHILGKTKSGGVAGFSAFAEELTDIAEVVLSAAVRLALESLVADYGEPRNAEGVPVPVAVCALGKCGGRELGFASDVELLVVYAEGGDTAGGARGRIGVSEFYNKLVKRLKDSVEAKREGIFELDFRLRPYGQAGAAAVRKDTFAEYFGPGGAAWPYERQALIKLRPIAGDEAFGREILALRDALIFGGRSADRAAVLAMREKQLRQLVTPGTVNAKLSPGALVDVEYLVQILQWEYGGDDTELRTPGTLAALTALHVGGHLSTPDHDELRDAYGFLRGLINALRVVRGNAKDLTVPPAGTEEFAFLARRLGYTRGPDGRPARERLAAEMDYHLERVRDVVQRHFPHPGSGARPAA, from the coding sequence ATGCCCGCGTCCCCGCCCCCCCCCGATCCGCCCCCCGCCCCGGAGGCGGAGTTCGCCCGGTCCGTCCCGGCCGCTCCGCCCCCGGACGCGGCTCCGGTCGACCCCTGGGACATGGTGCCCTTCGACGACCGGCCCGCCGCCCGCCGCCGACTGGACGCGACCCTCGCCGCGGCCGGCGACCTCGCCCCGGGGGTGAAGGAGAAGGTGCTCCCCCCGTTGCTGGCTGCCCTCGCCAACGCCCCGGCGCCGGACGCCAGTCTGGTGAACTTCGAGCGATTCGTGCGGGCCGCCGCCGATCGCGCCGCGAAATCCCACGCCGGCAAGCCTCGCGCAGACAAGCCGCCGCACGCCCTGTTCGATTACCTCGCCGCCCACCCGCGGGCCGTCGAGATCCTCGTGCGCCTGTTCGTCGGCAGCCAGTACCTCACCGACATCCTCATTCGGAACCCGGACTACCTCCGCCGGCTGACGGAGCACCGCCAGTTACCCGCGTTCAAATCGCGGGAGGACTTCCTCACCGAAGCCCTGGCGATGGCCGACGGCCTGCCCACGCCCGCAGCCCGGTTGGACGGCCTCCGCAGTTATCAACACTGGGAACTGCTGCGCATCGGCGCCTGCGACACCTTCGGGCTGCTGGACCTGCGCAGCGTCACCGCCCAACTCTCGCTGCTGGCGGACGGCTTCACCCAGGCCGGGTTGAATCTGATCGCCCACGAACTGGGCGTGGACGCGAACCGCTTCTGCGTGCTGGCCTTCGGCAAGTTGGGCGGGGAGGAATTGAACTACTCCAGCGACATTGACCTCGCCTTCCTCGCCGAAGGCGACGCCACGAAATATTGGACGCTCGGCCAACGCCTCATCAAGGCCCTGTCGCAGGCCACCGGCGAGGGATTTCTGTACCGGGTCGATATGCGGCTGCGGCCGTGGGGCAGCAGCGGGCCGCTGGTCAACACCCCGGCGGCCCACCTGAATTATCTCCGCAAGCACGGCCGGGCCTGGGAGCGGCAGGCGCTGGTCAAGGCCCGGCCCATCGCGGGGAACCTGGCCCTCGGACACGACTTCCTCAAGTCGGCGGAGCCCTTGATCTACGGCACCCCGGCCGAAGAAGTGCGGGAGAGCGTCCGGGCCAGCAAGAAACGAATTGAGGACAGCCTCAAGTCCTCCGGCCGCACCTGGGGCGAGGTTAAAAGCGGGGCCGGCAGTATCCGGGACATCGAATTCACGGTGCAGTGCCTCCAACTCGTGCATGGCGGGGCGCAGCCGGGGGTGCGAGCCCGCGGGACGCTGAACGGCCTCGCCCGCCTCGCCGATCACGGGCTGCTGTGGGCCGACGAATATCGCCGCCTCACCGCGGGCTATCACTTCCTGCGGACCGTCGAGCACGCCCTGCAATTGCGGCACCATCGTCAGGTACACGCCCTGCCGGAGGGCGACCGGGAATTGCGGCACCTCGCCCGGCGGCTGGACTTCCCGGACGCCGCCTCCTTCGTCGCCCACTACGAGGAGCACTGCCGGGCCGTGCGGGCGGTGTTCCGAAAGTACGTCATCGAGGGCGCCGAGGGCGGCGCCGCCTCCCCCGCCCCGGCCCCGGTGGCGCCGCACGCGGACCGCATGCCGCAGAGTTATAAAGCGGCCTTCGCCGCCGATCAGATCGCCGATCACGCCGGCCTGCTGGGCGGACTGACGCTCGACCGGCCCGTGGCGCTGCGGGCTCAACCGCTCCCCGAAGACGCCGCCGAACCTCTCCTGTCCGAGGAAAGTCGGGCCTCCGGAGTGGCGTTGACGGTCGCCTGCTTCGATCAACGCGGAGACTTCGCCGCGGTTTGCGGCCTGCTGTTCGCTCGCGGCTGGGACATCGGCACGGCGGACGTGTTCTGCGAATCGACGCTCGGCACGTCCGAGGGCCGCGGCGTCATCATGACGTTCACGCTGTATCGGGCCGAGGGGGCGAACGGCGAGACGCCGTCGTGGAAGGAGTTCGGCGAGGAACTGGGTGAACTATTACGGGCCAGCCGCCGCGGCGAAGCCCGCAGCGCCCGGGCGGACCTCGCGGCGCTGGTGGCGACCGCCGTGCGGCCGGCGGCCGCGGAGCGCCCCGGGAGCGCCCTGCCGGCACCGCCCCCGCCGATGACCCTGGACCTGGACAACGCCGCCGCAGAGGACTGCACCGTGCTGCGGGTGCGGGCCGCCGACCAGCCCGGGTTGCTCTACGGCCTGACGAACGCCCTGGCGCTGTTCGGCATGGACCTGCGGCGGGTCGCCGTCCGCACCCGCGGCGGCGAGGCCGCCGACGTGCTGCACCTCACCGATCGCCGCGGATTAAAAATCACCGACGACCGCCGCCTGGCCGAATTGAAAGCCGCCACGGCGCTGGTCGGGCAATTCACTCACCTGTTGCCTTATAGCCCGGACCCGCGGCGGGCGCTGACGAATTTCAGCGAGATGCTCGAGAGCCTGTTCCGCCGGGACGACTGGGTGGAGGAGGTCTCCCGGCTGGGCCGCAGCGAGGCTCTCACCGCGGTCGCCGGCGTGCTGGGGGTCAGCGACTTCCTCTGGCACGATTTCCTGCGTCTGCAACACGAAAACCTGTTTCCGATCGTCGCCTCCCCGGAGGAACTGGACCGCCGCCGCACCCGGGCGGAATTGGAGGAGGAACTCGCCGCCGAACTCGCGGCCCCGCCCGGCACGGGGGAGAGCCCGCGGCAGGCCGCCCGCCGACGGCTGAACCGCTTTAAAGACCGCGCGATGTTCCGCACGGATATGCGGCACATCCTGGGCAAGACGAAGTCCGGCGGGGTGGCGGGCTTCAGCGCCTTCGCCGAGGAATTAACGGACATCGCCGAGGTCGTCCTCTCCGCTGCGGTCCGGTTGGCGTTGGAGTCCCTCGTCGCGGACTACGGCGAACCCCGCAACGCCGAGGGCGTTCCCGTGCCGGTCGCGGTGTGCGCCCTGGGCAAGTGCGGCGGGCGGGAATTAGGTTTCGCCAGCGACGTCGAATTGCTGGTCGTGTACGCCGAGGGCGGGGACACTGCCGGCGGCGCCCGGGGCCGCATCGGCGTCTCCGAGTTTTATAACAAGCTCGTCAAACGTCTGAAGGATTCCGTCGAGGCCAAACGCGAGGGCATCTTCGAACTGGATTTCCGGCTCCGTCCCTACGGGCAGGCCGGCGCGGCGGCGGTGCGGAAGGACACCTTCGCCGAATATTTCGGCCCCGGCGGCGCCGCCTGGCCCTACGAACGGCAGGCCCTGATCAAGCTGCGGCCGATCGCCGGCGACGAGGCGTTCGGGCGGGAGATTCTCGCCCTCCGTGACGCCCTCATCTTCGGCGGCCGCTCCGCCGACCGGGCCGCGGTGCTGGCGATGCGGGAAAAACAGCTCCGCCAACTCGTCACCCCGGGCACGGTCAACGCGAAGCTCTCGCCCGGCGCGCTGGTGGACGTGGAATACCTCGTCCAGATCCTGCAATGGGAGTACGGCGGGGACGACACCGAATTAAGAACCCCCGGCACGCTGGCCGCCCTGACCGCCCTGCACGTCGGCGGCCACCTGTCCACGCCGGACCACGACGAACTCCGCGACGCCTACGGCTTTCTGCGGGGGCTCATTAACGCCCTGCGGGTCGTGCGGGGGAACGCGAAGGACCTCACCGTCCCGCCGGCCGGTACGGAGGAGTTCGCCTTCCTCGCCCGGCGACTGGGCTACACCCGCGGTCCCGACGGCCGCCCGGCCCGGGAGCGATTGGCCGCGGAGATGGATTACCACCTCGAACGGGTCCGCGACGTGGTCCAGCGCCACTTCCCCCACCCGGGCTCCGGCGCTCGCCCCGCAGCCTGA
- a CDS encoding Gfo/Idh/MocA family protein, producing the protein MATRSNRRDFLTTTAAGAASASAVWHAVGPSPAWARQATADSPMQRINFASIGVDGKGSSDSKDAADKAQTVALCDVDDRKLRKSKARLSEFAPDAKTYADFREMFSEMGDKIDAVTVSTPDHTHAPASVMAMAMGKHCFTQKPLTWSMREARVLRELAAEKGVCTQMGNQGTATDGLREGVEVIRSGALGEIKEVHVWTNRPVWAQGNGLPKTDSGEVKTDKVPPYLSWDLWLGPAPFRPFTENIYHPFQWRGWLDFGTGALGDMACHTANMVVMALALFDADTAVAEHSGIVEGQYPGNSKITFQFAEREGMDGNTVPSMPLYWYDGGNKPDAALLMGEKMVNSGSLVVGTEGSLYSPNDYGAQYTLISKTADKYKGYKPPERTLPRSPGHFQEFVDAIKAGDPKLALSNFDYAARLTETILLGNAALRAGQKVEWDAEKMEFTNLPGEAGAGLVGRDYREGYTIDPKEAVASL; encoded by the coding sequence ATGGCGACGCGCTCAAACCGCCGCGACTTCCTGACCACGACCGCTGCCGGCGCCGCCAGCGCCAGCGCGGTCTGGCACGCTGTCGGCCCGTCTCCCGCCTGGGCTCGTCAGGCGACCGCCGATAGCCCGATGCAGCGGATCAACTTCGCCAGCATCGGCGTGGACGGCAAGGGCTCCAGCGACTCCAAGGACGCCGCCGACAAAGCTCAGACCGTCGCCCTGTGCGACGTGGACGACCGCAAACTCCGCAAGAGCAAGGCCCGGCTCAGCGAGTTCGCCCCGGACGCCAAGACCTACGCCGACTTCCGGGAAATGTTCTCGGAGATGGGCGACAAGATCGACGCCGTCACCGTCTCCACCCCGGACCACACCCACGCTCCCGCCTCCGTGATGGCGATGGCGATGGGCAAACACTGCTTCACCCAGAAGCCCCTCACCTGGAGCATGCGGGAAGCCCGCGTCCTGCGGGAGCTGGCCGCCGAGAAGGGCGTCTGCACCCAGATGGGCAACCAGGGCACCGCGACGGACGGCCTGCGCGAGGGCGTCGAAGTGATCCGCAGCGGCGCACTCGGCGAGATCAAAGAGGTTCACGTCTGGACCAACCGCCCGGTGTGGGCCCAGGGCAACGGCCTGCCCAAGACCGACAGCGGCGAAGTGAAGACCGACAAGGTCCCGCCCTACCTCTCCTGGGACCTGTGGCTCGGCCCCGCGCCGTTCCGGCCGTTCACGGAGAACATCTACCATCCGTTCCAGTGGCGCGGCTGGCTGGACTTCGGCACCGGCGCCCTGGGCGACATGGCCTGTCACACGGCGAATATGGTCGTGATGGCCCTGGCCCTGTTCGACGCCGACACCGCCGTCGCGGAGCACAGCGGCATCGTCGAGGGTCAGTACCCCGGCAACAGCAAGATCACCTTCCAGTTCGCCGAACGCGAAGGCATGGACGGCAACACCGTCCCGTCGATGCCGCTCTACTGGTACGACGGCGGCAACAAGCCGGACGCCGCCCTCCTGATGGGCGAGAAGATGGTGAACAGCGGCTCGCTGGTCGTCGGCACCGAGGGCAGCCTGTACAGCCCCAACGACTACGGCGCCCAGTACACGCTGATCTCCAAGACCGCGGACAAGTACAAGGGCTACAAGCCGCCCGAGCGGACCCTGCCCCGCAGCCCCGGCCACTTCCAGGAGTTCGTGGACGCGATCAAGGCGGGCGATCCGAAGCTGGCGCTGTCCAACTTCGATTACGCCGCCCGCCTCACCGAGACTATCCTGCTGGGCAACGCCGCCCTGCGGGCCGGTCAGAAGGTGGAGTGGGACGCGGAGAAGATGGAGTTCACCAACCTGCCCGGCGAAGCCGGCGCCGGGCTGGTCGGCCGCGACTACCGCGAGGGCTACACCATCGATCCGAAGGAAGCCGTCGCCAGCCTCTGA